Proteins co-encoded in one Deltaproteobacteria bacterium genomic window:
- the tadA gene encoding Flp pilus assembly complex ATPase component TadA — translation MKRSDAGAATAAPRKGKLLGERLIEAGVITSDQLQLGLREQKRTGDRIGEILINLGFVTQELISSALASEAGVTFVQLDNYLVEPAATKAVPESLARRHKIVPILLEPPRLTIAMVNVFDILAIDEVHRATGYMIDVVSAAESSIMASIDRYYGGGGSLEEIIQKSVRQVESGRVSDSDLAAGAPIVRLVEQIFLTAVQEGGTDIHFEPEERIFRVRYRIDGKLRPGPSLPKPLQPAITARVKIISGMNIAETRLPQDGKINFYIGKRKVDLRVSTLPTSHGENMVLRVLDRTRLVLGLEALGFDELTLARFKRSIESRHGIILVCGPTGSGKTTTLYSALSHINALDRSIITLEDPVEYELPIIRQCQINVKAGLTFSAGLRSILRHDPDVILVGEMRDAETAELAIRSSLTGHLVFSTLHTNDAAGAIPRLINMGQEPFLVASSIRAIVGQTLMRTNCSKCRTNYIPSADTLDLAGIPRESVNGGLVKGAGCGQCGGTGFRGRVGVYEIMEVTPAITRLVMERGNSQDLLAAAKAEGMKTMREDAVAKALRGMTTLDEAVRVT, via the coding sequence ATGAAAAGGTCCGACGCAGGTGCGGCGACTGCGGCTCCCCGCAAGGGGAAGCTCCTGGGGGAGCGGCTTATCGAGGCCGGAGTCATAACCTCCGACCAGCTGCAGCTCGGGCTGCGGGAGCAGAAGCGCACCGGCGATCGGATCGGCGAGATACTGATCAATCTGGGTTTCGTCACCCAGGAGCTGATCTCCTCGGCGCTCGCCTCGGAGGCGGGCGTCACATTCGTCCAGCTCGACAACTACCTGGTGGAACCCGCCGCCACCAAGGCCGTGCCCGAGTCGCTCGCGAGGCGGCACAAGATCGTCCCGATACTGCTGGAGCCTCCCCGCTTGACGATAGCCATGGTGAACGTCTTCGACATTCTGGCCATCGACGAGGTCCACCGCGCGACCGGTTACATGATCGACGTCGTCTCGGCCGCGGAGTCGAGCATCATGGCCTCCATCGACCGGTACTACGGGGGAGGAGGTTCTCTCGAGGAGATCATCCAGAAGTCCGTCCGACAGGTGGAGTCCGGGCGGGTCTCTGACTCCGACCTCGCCGCCGGGGCGCCGATAGTCCGTCTTGTGGAACAGATCTTCCTTACCGCCGTGCAGGAAGGCGGGACAGACATCCACTTCGAGCCCGAGGAACGCATCTTCCGCGTCAGGTACCGGATCGACGGCAAACTTCGGCCCGGGCCCTCGCTCCCTAAGCCTCTCCAGCCGGCCATAACCGCCCGCGTCAAGATCATTTCGGGAATGAACATAGCGGAAACCCGCCTCCCCCAGGACGGCAAGATAAATTTCTACATCGGAAAGCGGAAGGTTGACCTGCGTGTCTCCACGCTTCCGACCTCCCACGGCGAAAACATGGTGTTGCGCGTCCTCGACCGCACGCGGCTGGTCCTGGGCCTCGAAGCGCTCGGGTTCGACGAACTGACGCTCGCAAGGTTCAAGCGCTCCATAGAAAGCAGGCACGGGATCATCCTCGTATGCGGACCCACCGGCTCCGGGAAGACGACGACCCTTTATTCCGCACTCTCCCACATAAACGCGCTCGACCGAAGCATAATCACGCTCGAGGACCCGGTTGAGTACGAGCTGCCGATCATCCGCCAGTGCCAGATCAACGTGAAGGCCGGGCTGACCTTCTCCGCGGGACTGCGGTCGATCCTGCGGCACGACCCCGACGTCATCCTCGTGGGAGAGATGCGGGACGCCGAGACGGCGGAACTCGCGATACGATCGTCCCTTACCGGCCATCTCGTCTTTTCCACGCTTCACACCAACGACGCCGCGGGCGCGATCCCCCGGCTCATCAACATGGGCCAGGAGCCGTTCCTCGTCGCTTCCTCGATCCGTGCGATCGTCGGGCAGACGCTCATGCGGACCAACTGCTCCAAGTGCAGGACGAACTACATCCCGTCGGCGGATACGCTCGATCTCGCGGGCATTCCGCGGGAGTCGGTCAATGGGGGGCTTGTCAAGGGCGCAGGGTGCGGTCAGTGCGGCGGGACGGGATTCCGCGGGCGGGTAGGCGTCTACGAGATCATGGAAGTCACGCCTGCGATCACCCGGCTCGTGATGGAGCGCGGGAACAGCCAGGACCTCCTCGCCGCCGCGAAGGCCGAGGGAATGAAGACGATGAGGGAGGACGCGGTCGCCAAGGCGTTGCGGGGCATGACCACGCTGGATGAGGCGGTTCGGGTCACGTAA
- a CDS encoding prepilin-type N-terminal cleavage/methylation domain-containing protein gives MGRKRKDSGFTLIEVVVVVAVIAILAAILTPFITKYIEDSRTARARNEEQVLAAAVTNAYKDLGRWPNRDTATANYNGLYTGATTPTAAFFGSATGWAAAGAAWNQLDTHLVQNGHTYTATGDNRWNGPYTAQLTTDPWGRPYVINALQFVSAAIPPVPVWVLSAGPNGVVETNIAAATTTPGGDDVGVRIR, from the coding sequence ATGGGTCGGAAAAGAAAGGATTCGGGTTTTACGTTGATCGAGGTCGTCGTTGTCGTTGCGGTCATCGCGATCCTTGCCGCGATCCTCACGCCTTTCATCACGAAATACATAGAGGATTCGAGAACGGCGCGGGCAAGGAACGAAGAGCAGGTGCTCGCGGCGGCCGTGACGAACGCATATAAGGACCTCGGAAGGTGGCCGAACCGCGACACAGCCACGGCGAACTACAACGGCCTGTATACCGGCGCCACCACCCCGACCGCCGCATTCTTCGGCAGCGCAACCGGCTGGGCTGCGGCCGGAGCGGCCTGGAATCAGCTCGATACCCACCTGGTCCAGAACGGGCATACTTACACCGCCACAGGGGATAACCGGTGGAACGGTCCTTACACGGCCCAGCTCACCACCGATCCATGGGGGAGACCGTACGTCATTAACGCGCTTCAATTCGTCAGCGCGGCGATACCCCCGGTTCCCGTGTGGGTCCTCTCCGCGGGGCCGAACGGAGTCGTAGAGACGAACATCGCCGCGGCGACGACCACGCCGGGTGGGGACGACGTCGGCGTCCGCATCCGGTAG
- a CDS encoding replicative DNA helicase — translation MNGSRPTPSPGTDTSLLRVPPHNLAAEQAVLASILLNNDLMNSALEILRADDFYQGSHRTLFSAMVDLYDRGRAIDQLTLSTALKDRGVEEEVGGLAYLSDLIQNVPTSANIGEYARLVKNTAILRKAIAVAQQISTSAFQGVSEVDEFLDQTEQAIFAIAEEKIKPSYYSMAEMAKESMKEIEKLYEKKELITGVPSGFRDLDQLTSGFQRSDMVIVAARPSMGKTAFCLDVARNAAIRYKLPVAIFSLEMSRHQLALRMICSDARVNSRKMRSGYLAQEEMNRIVASVGRLSEAPIFIDDSDSLTALELRARARRLKKEKDIGLMVVDYLQLMRGATFRGSSDNRVQEVSEISRSLKALAKELNIPLLAISQLSRSVENRTDKRPLMSDLRECVTGDTLVMTTDGCRVPIRELVGKQAEVWAMSSEGRIVPAWSDKIWSVGEKPVMRITLASGRTIRATEEHLLYGACGWVRVKDMKPGERLAIARRVPEPSRIVRWPEDRIALLGQLVGDGSYLSNQPMRYTTASEENSLAVTQAAENEFGAKVTRYRGRGKWHQLMISGNGNRWHPAGVNLWLRELGIFGQRSHEKRLPAEVFRFDNEQIALLLRHLWATDGSICCRKEGSRGSAGVYFCSSSEGLAKDVAALLLRLGIVSRIRTVHKANYRPVFNVYVSGAEQQKHFLETVGAFGPRIIPADKLWNELAFVESNTNVDTLPEEVFQHVKKAMNAMGISQRAMAELRGTSYGGNAHFAFAPSRDTLAQYAGLLDDAALLKWVNSDLFWDRVVDLKQDGAEEAFDLTVPGPSSWLADGIISHNSGALEQDSDLILFIYREEMYEKENTPEDKKGIAEVIVGKHRNGPTGDVKLAFLNPYTRFEDLAKDYE, via the coding sequence ATGAACGGTTCGCGGCCGACGCCGTCTCCCGGCACCGACACCTCCCTGCTCCGTGTTCCCCCGCACAACCTTGCCGCCGAACAGGCGGTGCTCGCATCCATTCTTCTCAACAACGACCTCATGAACTCCGCGCTGGAGATCCTGCGCGCGGATGACTTCTACCAGGGGTCGCATCGAACCCTTTTCTCCGCGATGGTCGACCTGTACGACAGGGGACGTGCGATCGATCAGCTCACCCTTTCCACCGCCCTCAAGGACCGGGGGGTGGAGGAGGAAGTCGGCGGGCTCGCGTACCTCTCCGATCTCATCCAGAACGTTCCCACTTCCGCCAACATAGGCGAATACGCACGGCTGGTGAAGAACACCGCGATCCTTCGAAAAGCGATCGCAGTGGCGCAGCAGATCAGCACCTCGGCGTTCCAGGGGGTCTCCGAGGTCGACGAGTTCCTCGACCAGACGGAGCAGGCGATCTTCGCGATCGCCGAGGAGAAGATCAAGCCCTCCTACTATTCGATGGCGGAGATGGCCAAGGAGTCGATGAAGGAGATCGAGAAGCTCTACGAGAAGAAGGAGCTGATCACAGGGGTTCCTTCGGGCTTCCGGGATCTCGACCAGCTCACTTCCGGCTTCCAGCGGTCGGACATGGTCATCGTCGCGGCGCGCCCCAGCATGGGGAAGACCGCCTTCTGCCTCGATGTCGCCCGGAACGCGGCGATAAGGTACAAGCTGCCCGTGGCGATCTTCTCGCTGGAAATGAGCCGCCACCAGCTCGCGCTCCGGATGATCTGCTCCGACGCGCGCGTCAACTCCCGCAAGATGCGGAGCGGGTACCTGGCGCAGGAGGAGATGAACCGGATCGTCGCTTCGGTCGGCAGGCTCTCCGAAGCACCGATCTTCATCGACGACTCCGATTCCCTCACCGCCCTCGAGCTGCGGGCGAGGGCGCGCAGGCTAAAGAAAGAGAAGGACATCGGGCTGATGGTGGTCGACTACCTCCAGTTGATGCGGGGGGCGACCTTCCGAGGTTCCTCTGATAACCGCGTGCAGGAGGTATCGGAGATCTCCCGCTCACTGAAGGCGCTTGCGAAGGAGCTGAACATCCCTCTCCTTGCCATCTCGCAGCTCAGCCGCAGCGTGGAAAATCGCACGGATAAGCGCCCGCTGATGTCTGATTTGAGGGAGTGCGTGACGGGTGATACTCTCGTCATGACGACGGATGGCTGCAGGGTGCCCATTCGGGAACTGGTGGGAAAACAGGCCGAAGTTTGGGCGATGTCCTCCGAGGGGCGCATCGTCCCCGCATGGAGCGACAAGATCTGGTCCGTGGGAGAGAAGCCGGTAATGCGGATCACCCTGGCGAGCGGTCGCACCATCCGTGCCACGGAGGAACATCTGCTTTACGGAGCCTGCGGATGGGTGCGCGTAAAGGATATGAAACCGGGCGAGCGGCTTGCGATTGCCCGCAGGGTCCCCGAACCCTCCCGCATCGTCCGGTGGCCGGAAGACAGGATTGCCTTGCTGGGACAACTCGTCGGTGATGGCAGCTATCTGAGCAATCAACCGATGCGGTATACGACCGCTTCCGAAGAAAACAGCCTTGCCGTTACCCAGGCGGCTGAAAACGAGTTTGGAGCGAAGGTGACCCGTTATCGGGGGCGGGGAAAATGGCACCAGTTGATGATCAGCGGGAACGGCAACCGCTGGCATCCGGCCGGTGTCAATCTTTGGTTGCGCGAACTGGGGATCTTCGGACAGCGGTCGCACGAAAAGAGACTACCTGCCGAGGTCTTCCGATTCGACAACGAACAGATTGCGTTGTTGCTGAGGCATCTCTGGGCGACGGACGGAAGCATATGTTGTCGCAAGGAGGGATCCAGGGGGTCGGCGGGAGTGTATTTCTGTTCGTCAAGCGAAGGTCTGGCGAAAGACGTGGCCGCACTTCTGTTGCGGCTTGGAATCGTTTCCAGGATACGCACGGTGCATAAAGCAAATTACCGCCCGGTTTTCAATGTGTATGTCTCCGGCGCCGAACAACAGAAACATTTTTTGGAGACGGTAGGAGCATTCGGTCCGCGAATCATTCCAGCCGATAAACTTTGGAACGAATTGGCGTTCGTCGAGTCGAATACCAATGTGGATACCTTGCCCGAGGAAGTGTTCCAGCATGTGAAGAAAGCAATGAATGCCATGGGAATATCCCAACGTGCAATGGCAGAATTGCGCGGCACTTCCTATGGAGGTAACGCGCATTTTGCTTTCGCGCCTTCTCGAGATACGCTTGCGCAATACGCCGGTCTCCTCGATGATGCTGCTCTTCTTAAGTGGGTGAACAGCGATTTGTTCTGGGATCGGGTGGTTGACCTGAAACAGGATGGAGCCGAGGAAGCGTTCGATTTAACGGTTCCGGGACCATCCTCATGGCTTGCGGACGGAATAATTTCTCATAATTCCGGGGCTTTAGAACAGGATTCGGACTTGATACTATTTATCTATCGGGAAGAAATGTACGAAAAGGAAAACACCCCTGAAGACAAGAAAGGGATCGCCGAAGTGATCGTCGGGAAGCACCGCAACGGCCCGACCGGCGACGTCAAACTCGCTTTCCTTAACCCTTACACCCGCTTCGAAGACCTGGCGAAGGATTACGAATAA
- a CDS encoding 50S ribosomal protein L9 → MKVILREDIEKLGKAGDIVKVADGYGRNFLIPRRLAVTANLRNLKTLEHDKRVIEARVKKSLKAAESLASKLAAVSVTIPAKAGEEGKLFGAITSRDIAEALEKAGVPVDRKLVQLPDPIKHLGDYKVKVKAGGDHLPEISVSVVAES, encoded by the coding sequence ATGAAGGTCATTCTGCGCGAAGATATCGAGAAGCTGGGGAAGGCGGGCGACATCGTCAAGGTGGCCGACGGGTACGGGCGCAATTTCCTGATCCCGCGGCGGCTGGCCGTGACTGCGAACCTCCGGAACCTGAAGACACTCGAGCACGACAAGCGGGTGATCGAGGCCAGGGTGAAGAAGTCCCTCAAGGCGGCCGAATCGCTGGCGTCGAAACTCGCGGCCGTCTCCGTCACTATCCCCGCCAAGGCGGGCGAGGAGGGAAAGCTTTTCGGCGCGATCACGTCACGGGACATTGCCGAGGCGCTCGAAAAGGCAGGCGTCCCGGTCGACCGGAAGCTTGTCCAGCTGCCCGATCCCATAAAGCATCTTGGAGATTACAAGGTGAAAGTGAAGGCGGGGGGAGACCACCTTCCCGAAATCTCCGTGAGCGTGGTGGCGGAATCGTAG
- a CDS encoding 30S ribosomal protein S18: protein MMRPRHNGPREGGGPGGPKKRYVRKKFCRFCAEKELQLDYKNVYMIKQFISERGKIVPRRISGVCASHQRKLTVEIKKARIVALIPFTATQVR from the coding sequence ATGATGAGACCCCGGCATAACGGTCCCCGCGAAGGAGGCGGGCCGGGAGGGCCGAAGAAGCGTTACGTCAGGAAAAAGTTCTGCCGGTTCTGCGCGGAAAAGGAACTTCAGCTCGACTACAAGAACGTCTACATGATCAAGCAGTTCATTTCCGAGCGCGGGAAGATCGTCCCACGGCGCATCTCGGGGGTCTGCGCCAGCCACCAGCGGAAGCTGACCGTAGAAATCAAGAAGGCTCGCATCGTGGCCCTGATCCCGTTCACCGCCACGCAGGTCCGGTAG
- the ssb gene encoding single-stranded DNA-binding protein, whose product MVTFNRVILAGNLVRDPEIRYLPSGLSVTSFGIAVNSRFRQNNEVKEDVSFFDIVVFGKQGENCAEYLSKGRPVLVEGRLRQRRWETEGVKRSKIEVVAQNVQFLGAPGGGQGKGAQEGASAPAAEGIDDDTPF is encoded by the coding sequence ATGGTCACTTTCAACCGGGTCATCCTGGCCGGAAATCTCGTCCGGGATCCGGAGATTCGTTATCTGCCCTCCGGCCTCTCGGTAACCAGCTTCGGGATCGCGGTGAATTCCCGCTTCCGCCAGAACAACGAGGTCAAGGAAGACGTGTCCTTCTTCGACATCGTGGTGTTCGGCAAGCAGGGGGAAAACTGCGCGGAATACCTTTCCAAGGGACGGCCCGTCCTGGTGGAGGGGCGGCTCCGGCAGCGGCGGTGGGAGACTGAAGGGGTCAAGCGCAGCAAGATCGAGGTGGTGGCGCAAAACGTCCAGTTCCTCGGCGCGCCGGGCGGCGGGCAGGGGAAGGGCGCCCAGGAAGGCGCGTCCGCGCCGGCCGCCGAAGGCATCGACGACGACACTCCGTTCTGA
- the rpsF gene encoding 30S ribosomal protein S6 → MPKKYETVILFDPELPEERRKEFLAKLAGVVASYQGEVLKQDDWGNRKMAYQIRKKVNAFYTFLTYSGNRGVVEEVERNIKIFDGILRHMTSRVEMEIKGKAAAAEPPSAPEEQAPAEGAPPAAPAQ, encoded by the coding sequence ATGCCGAAGAAGTATGAAACCGTCATTCTGTTCGACCCCGAACTCCCCGAAGAGCGCCGCAAGGAGTTCCTCGCCAAACTGGCGGGGGTGGTCGCTTCATACCAGGGGGAGGTCCTGAAGCAGGACGATTGGGGAAACCGCAAGATGGCCTACCAGATCCGCAAGAAGGTCAACGCGTTCTACACGTTCCTCACCTACTCCGGAAACCGCGGCGTAGTGGAGGAAGTGGAGCGCAACATAAAGATCTTCGACGGGATCCTGCGCCATATGACGTCCCGCGTGGAAATGGAAATCAAGGGGAAGGCGGCGGCCGCCGAGCCCCCGTCCGCACCGGAAGAACAGGCGCCGGCGGAAGGCGCGCCTCCGGCCGCACCGGCCCAGTAG
- a CDS encoding aminoacyl-tRNA hydrolase, protein MRKSRSRPDLLVVGLGNPGRRYAGTLHNAGFLAVERLARSLGARLSRTGNLECGTGEAEEVAVLLARPLTYMNLSGVAVAPVYRNYAESPEDLIVIHDDLDIPPGQVRLKRGGGTGGHNGLRSLQAELGTLSFLRVRVGVGRPPEGVDPADYVLSPPATEVREIFLGGVAAAGEAVRDIMRDGFDKAMTRWNAKRTCPSPKTAEGEILLAPGGKSGGSISRKEAKNPNAEEV, encoded by the coding sequence ATAAGGAAAAGCCGTAGCAGGCCGGATCTCCTGGTCGTAGGCCTGGGGAATCCGGGCCGCAGGTACGCCGGGACGCTCCACAACGCAGGGTTTCTGGCGGTGGAGCGGCTGGCGCGCTCTCTTGGAGCGAGGCTTTCCCGAACCGGGAACCTCGAGTGCGGTACGGGCGAGGCGGAAGAAGTCGCCGTCCTCCTTGCGCGGCCGCTTACGTACATGAACCTGAGCGGCGTCGCGGTTGCGCCGGTCTACAGGAACTATGCCGAATCCCCCGAGGACCTGATCGTCATCCACGACGATCTGGATATTCCCCCGGGCCAGGTAAGGCTCAAGCGGGGCGGTGGGACGGGCGGGCACAACGGCCTGCGCTCCCTTCAGGCGGAATTGGGGACTTTGTCGTTTCTGCGGGTCCGGGTCGGGGTCGGAAGGCCGCCGGAAGGTGTGGACCCGGCGGACTACGTTCTTTCGCCGCCGGCTACTGAGGTCCGCGAAATTTTTCTCGGCGGAGTCGCCGCCGCCGGGGAGGCCGTCCGGGATATCATGAGAGACGGTTTCGACAAGGCGATGACGCGCTGGAACGCAAAACGCACCTGTCCCTCCCCGAAAACGGCGGAGGGCGAAATACTCCTTGCTCCCGGCGGAAAGTCCGGGGGCTCGATCAGCCGAAAGGAGGCTAAGAATCCCAATGCCGAAGAAGTATGA
- a CDS encoding 50S ribosomal protein L25 — translation MAMMELAAARRQGTGKEINRKRLVQGKVPGIIYGKGLETRALEFERRSLEKFLTTARRGTVVVKMNVEGDSGASESFAVLKEVQTDPRTDRVIHVDFYEVALGRKFRIEVPIKLRGKAAGIELGGVMEQVVRSLEVECTPDNVPEFIELNVSHLGIGQSMQLGHVTFPEGVQPVEKDMKMTIASVHTPRVEEVVTPTPEEGAEAAEGASVAEPAEKDKEKP, via the coding sequence ATGGCCATGATGGAACTGGCGGCGGCCCGCCGCCAAGGCACCGGCAAGGAGATCAACCGGAAGCGGCTCGTGCAGGGAAAGGTTCCGGGTATCATATACGGGAAGGGGCTCGAGACGCGGGCGCTGGAATTCGAGCGGCGCTCCCTGGAGAAATTCCTTACCACCGCCCGGCGGGGGACGGTGGTCGTCAAGATGAACGTGGAGGGAGATTCCGGTGCGAGCGAGTCGTTCGCGGTCCTCAAGGAAGTGCAGACGGACCCGCGGACGGACCGTGTCATCCACGTGGACTTCTACGAGGTGGCGCTCGGCCGGAAGTTCCGGATCGAAGTGCCGATCAAGCTGCGGGGCAAGGCGGCCGGGATCGAGCTTGGCGGCGTTATGGAGCAGGTCGTCCGGTCGCTTGAAGTGGAGTGCACGCCGGACAACGTTCCCGAGTTCATCGAGTTGAACGTGTCGCACCTCGGGATCGGCCAGTCCATGCAGCTTGGGCACGTAACGTTCCCCGAAGGCGTCCAGCCGGTGGAAAAGGATATGAAGATGACCATCGCCTCGGTCCACACGCCGAGGGTCGAGGAAGTTGTAACGCCTACGCCGGAGGAAGGCGCGGAGGCTGCGGAGGGCGCCAGTGTTGCGGAGCCCGCTGAAAAGGATAAGGAAAAGCCGTAG
- a CDS encoding ribose-phosphate pyrophosphokinase — protein sequence MARLKLFSGNANVELAKEICAFLCIPLAAAEVRRFSDGEINVEIRENVRGVDVFIVQPTCPPVNDNLMELLILMDALKRASAKRVTAVIPYYGYARQDRKVLPRAPITAKLIADLLTAAGVSRVLTVDLHAGQIQGFFNIPVDHLYSAPVMLDYIKANYGNDIVIVSPDAGGVERARAFAKRLHSPMAIIDKRRIMPNVAEVMNIIGDVEGKTAILLDDMVDTAGTLVMSANALKKEGAKRVFALATHPVLSGPAIERLEKSDIEELVVTDTIPLGAKSSCRKLRVLSVAGLLGEAIKRIHFHDSVSSLFV from the coding sequence GTGGCCAGACTCAAGCTTTTCTCGGGTAACGCCAACGTGGAGCTGGCGAAAGAGATCTGCGCGTTTCTCTGCATTCCGCTTGCGGCCGCGGAAGTGCGGCGGTTCAGCGACGGCGAGATCAACGTGGAGATCCGGGAGAACGTGCGCGGCGTGGACGTGTTCATCGTCCAGCCGACCTGTCCTCCCGTGAACGACAACCTTATGGAGCTGCTGATCCTGATGGACGCGCTCAAGCGCGCATCCGCCAAGCGGGTGACGGCGGTCATTCCGTATTACGGGTATGCCCGTCAGGACAGGAAGGTGCTTCCCCGCGCACCGATCACCGCCAAGCTGATCGCGGATCTCCTGACCGCTGCGGGAGTCTCGCGCGTTTTGACGGTTGACCTCCACGCCGGCCAGATCCAGGGCTTTTTCAACATTCCGGTGGACCACTTGTACTCCGCGCCGGTGATGCTCGATTACATAAAGGCAAACTACGGGAACGACATCGTCATCGTGTCCCCCGACGCGGGAGGAGTGGAGCGTGCGCGCGCGTTCGCCAAGCGCCTTCATTCGCCCATGGCGATCATCGACAAGCGGCGCATAATGCCGAACGTCGCCGAAGTGATGAACATCATCGGAGATGTGGAAGGCAAAACGGCGATCCTTCTCGACGATATGGTCGATACGGCGGGAACGCTCGTGATGTCGGCCAACGCCCTTAAAAAGGAAGGCGCAAAACGGGTGTTCGCGCTGGCCACTCACCCCGTCCTCTCCGGGCCTGCGATCGAGCGGCTCGAAAAATCCGATATCGAAGAGCTGGTGGTCACTGACACCATTCCTCTCGGAGCGAAATCATCGTGCAGGAAGCTCAGGGTGCTGTCGGTGGCCGGATTGTTGGGAGAAGCCATAAAGCGTATCCATTTCCACGATTCCGTCAGTTCATTGTTCGTATAG
- a CDS encoding 4a-hydroxytetrahydrobiopterin dehydratase yields MGLAEKKCVPCRGGVSPFPEEEAQAFLEETPGWTIAGGAAKIERTFRFKDFASAMDFARKIGDLAELEGHHPDISVGWGYCTVSFHTHKIRGLHENDFVMAAKVNALAGE; encoded by the coding sequence ATGGGTCTCGCGGAAAAGAAATGCGTCCCCTGCCGGGGCGGGGTTTCCCCCTTTCCGGAAGAGGAAGCGCAGGCATTCCTGGAGGAAACTCCCGGATGGACGATTGCGGGGGGAGCTGCGAAGATCGAGCGAACATTCCGTTTCAAGGATTTCGCGTCGGCAATGGATTTCGCCCGCAAGATCGGTGACCTGGCGGAACTTGAAGGCCACCACCCCGACATTTCGGTCGGATGGGGTTACTGCACGGTATCCTTCCATACGCACAAGATCAGGGGGCTGCACGAGAACGATTTCGTCATGGCCGCGAAGGTGAACGCGTTGGCGGGGGAATAG